TCGGTGGTGAAGAAGCGCCGCATCTCCTCGCGGAACGCCCGGTCGTCCTCCGACAGCTGCAGCCTCATGCCGCCCAACATACGGCGCGTGTGCCTGAGACCGGCGAGGATGCCGGTCCCAGGCACACGCGGCGACTAATGGGGGTGCGGTGGACGTCGTCGGCAGGGAGAATCGTCGTTCGTGGGACACGTGGACGTCGCCGGGGTGCGCTACGAGCTGCCGGACGGCCGCGTGCTGCTCGACGACGTGTCCTTCCGGGTCGGGGAGGGCGCCAAGGTGGCGCTGGTCGGCGCCAACGGCGCGGGCAAGACGACGCTGCTCCGCATCATCACCGGCGACCTCACCCCGCACGCCGGGGTCGTGACCCGCACCGGCGGCCTGGGCGTGATGCGGCAGATGGTCGCCCACGGGCTGGGCGAGGCCCCGACCGTGGCCGACCTGCTGCTGAGCGTCGCGCCCGCGCGGGTCCGCGCCGCGCATGCCGAGGTCGACCGGCTCGAGGTCGCCCTGATGGAGTCCGACGACGAGCGGACACAGCTGGCGTACGCCACCGCGCTCTCGGAGTACGCCGACGCCGGCGGCTACGACCTCGAGGTGACGTGGGACGTCTGCACGACGACCGGCCTCGGTGTCCCGTACGACCGGGCGAAGTACCGCGAGCTGCGAACCCTGTCCGGGGGCGAGCAGAAGCGGCTGGTGCTGGAGTACCTGCTGCGGGGGCCCGAGGAGGTGCTGCTCCTCGACGAGCCGGACAACTTCCTCGACGTGCCGGGCAAGGTGTGGCTGGAGCAGCGGATCCGCGAGTCCGAGAAGACGATCCTCTTCATCAGCCACGACCGCGAGCTGCTCGACAACACCGCCACCCGGGTGGTCACGGTGGAGCTCGGCCACGCGGGCAACCTGGTGTGGACGCACCCGGGCGGCTTCGCGAGCTACCACGAGGCGCGCAAGGAGCGGTTCCTGCGCTTCGAGGAGCTGCGGAAGCGCTGGGACGAGGAGCACGCCAAGCTCAAGGCGCTCGTGCAGATGTACAAGCAGAAGGCCGCCTACAACGCCGACATGGCCAGCCGCTACCAGGCGGCCCAGACCCGGCTGAGGAAGTTCGAGGAGGCCGGTCCGCCGACCGAGCAGCCGCGCGAGCAGCAGGTGAAGATGCGGCTCAAGGGCGGCCGCACCGGCAAGCGCGCGGTGGTCTGTGAACAGCTCGAGCTGACCGGCCTGATGCGTCCCTTCGACCTCGAGGTCTGGTACGGCGAGCGGGTGGCCGTCCTCGGCAGCAACGGGTCCGGGAAGTCCCACTTCCTGCGGCTGCTGGCCGCCGGCGGCAGCGACCCCGACCGCGAGCACCTGCCGGTCGGCGACGTCCCGGTCGCGCCGGTGAACCACACCGGCCGCGCCAAGCTGGGCGCGCGGGTCCGGCCAGGGTGGTTCGTGCAGACCCACGAGCACCCCGAGCTGGTGGGCCGGACCCTGCTGGAGATCCTCCACCGCGGCGACGACCACCGCGACGGGATGGGACGCGAGCAGGCCGCCCGGGTGCTCGACCGCTACGAGCTCGCCCACGCCGGAGAGCAGAAGTTCGAGTCGCTCAGCGGCGGCCAGCAGGCGCGGTTCCAGATCCTGCTGCTCGAGCTGTCCGGGGCGACGCTGCTGCTGCTCGACGAGCCCACCGACAACCTCGACGTCCAGAGCGCCGAGGCGCTCGAGGCCGGCCTGGAGTCCTTCGAGGGGACGGTCGTCGCGGTGACGCACGACCGGTGGTTCGCCCGCGGCTTCGACCGGTTCCTCGTCTACGGCGCGGACGGCGGCGTCTACGAGTCGGACGGCCCGGTCTGGGACGAGGGACGGGTGCTGCGGGCGCGCTGACCGCTGACCCGCCGCCCGGCGGCGGCTCGACCCCGGTTCAAGGTTTCGGCGTTTCGCCCCCGCGGTGAACGTCTCGCGCCCACACTGGCGACCAGTGACGGACACGACCCAGGGGGACACCATGCTGGACTTCGACCGAGCAGTGCACGGGACCGACACCACCACCGACGAGACCGGGCTCGCCCTGGTCGACGAGCCGGCGACCGACCAGGACTCGCCCTTCAGCGCCGCCGCCCGGATGCTCGAGCTCGCCTCCGAAACCGCCGAGCGGCTCGTCAGCGACGCGGAGGCGGAGGCCGCCTCCCTCCTCGCCGCTGCCCGGGCCGGTGCCGATGACCTCGCCGAGGCGAGCCGCGCCGAGTCGGAGGGGGTCGCGGCCGAGCTGGCCCGCGCCCGCGAGGAGCAGACCGCCGACCTCGACCGCGAGCGTAGGACGGCCCTGGCCGGGCTGGCCGACGAGAAGGCCGCGCTCGAGGCACAGATCGACGCGCTGCGTGAGGCGGAGGCTGACCAGCGGCACCGGATGCGCCAGCACCTCACCCAGCACCTCGCGATGCTCGACACGAGCGACTCGGTGCCGCCCGCGGTCATCGCGAGCTGACTCCGGGGGACGCTGTCGCGGTCGGCCATCCCGACGGCTCGCGCCCGCACGAGTGCGTGCGTGACCTCGGGAGCACGACGTCGTTGAGTGCGTCGTACCGGTTCGGGGAGGGGTCGGGCACCGACCGGCGGCCACCAGCCGCGCCAGCGAGGTCGGCGGGATCCGCCGACGTGCAGGAGAACTGCTCATGCGCCCGTCCCGGACCACCTCTCGTCGCCGGCTTGCCCTGCTCGGCGTCCCCGCGCTCGGCCTGGCCGTCGCGGCCACGCTCGCCCCGGCCAGCGGCCAGGAGCCGTCGCTGCCGGAGCCCGGCAGCCTCGACTTCTCCTTCCAGGGGGAGGGCGAGGACC
This genomic interval from Nocardioides euryhalodurans contains the following:
- a CDS encoding ABC-F family ATP-binding cassette domain-containing protein: MGHVDVAGVRYELPDGRVLLDDVSFRVGEGAKVALVGANGAGKTTLLRIITGDLTPHAGVVTRTGGLGVMRQMVAHGLGEAPTVADLLLSVAPARVRAAHAEVDRLEVALMESDDERTQLAYATALSEYADAGGYDLEVTWDVCTTTGLGVPYDRAKYRELRTLSGGEQKRLVLEYLLRGPEEVLLLDEPDNFLDVPGKVWLEQRIRESEKTILFISHDRELLDNTATRVVTVELGHAGNLVWTHPGGFASYHEARKERFLRFEELRKRWDEEHAKLKALVQMYKQKAAYNADMASRYQAAQTRLRKFEEAGPPTEQPREQQVKMRLKGGRTGKRAVVCEQLELTGLMRPFDLEVWYGERVAVLGSNGSGKSHFLRLLAAGGSDPDREHLPVGDVPVAPVNHTGRAKLGARVRPGWFVQTHEHPELVGRTLLEILHRGDDHRDGMGREQAARVLDRYELAHAGEQKFESLSGGQQARFQILLLELSGATLLLLDEPTDNLDVQSAEALEAGLESFEGTVVAVTHDRWFARGFDRFLVYGADGGVYESDGPVWDEGRVLRAR